In the genome of Hymenobacter taeanensis, one region contains:
- the dapA gene encoding 4-hydroxy-tetrahydrodipicolinate synthase has protein sequence MDKLRGTGVALVTPFTPTPDCAVDYDALRRLVDFTLEGGVEYLVINGTTAESPTLTTEEKAEILRVVRAQVNGRVPLVYGIGGNDTAAVVRTIQNTDLSGITALLSASPHYNKPSQRGIIAHYERIADASPVPVLLYNVPGRTSSNLTAATTLLLAQHANIIGIKEASGNLEQCIAIAAAKPEDFLLISGDDMMTTSLISFGAVGIISVLANAFPRRFSDMTRHALTGDYKAASQLLFGFVELNPLMYEESNPVGVKAALESLGVCSGSVRLPLVDASEGLRTRIQKLI, from the coding sequence ATGGACAAACTCCGTGGCACTGGCGTAGCCCTCGTTACTCCCTTCACTCCTACTCCTGATTGCGCCGTCGACTACGACGCTCTGCGCCGTCTAGTTGATTTTACCCTCGAAGGTGGGGTAGAATACCTCGTTATCAACGGCACCACGGCCGAGTCGCCGACTCTCACCACGGAAGAAAAGGCCGAGATTTTGCGCGTAGTGCGTGCGCAAGTTAATGGCCGCGTACCACTGGTGTATGGCATTGGCGGGAATGATACGGCCGCCGTAGTTCGCACCATTCAGAATACTGACCTATCGGGTATCACGGCGCTGCTCTCAGCCAGCCCCCACTACAACAAGCCCAGCCAGCGCGGCATCATTGCCCACTATGAGCGCATTGCCGACGCTTCGCCGGTGCCAGTGTTGCTTTATAACGTGCCCGGTCGCACCAGTTCTAACCTTACCGCCGCTACTACCCTGCTACTTGCCCAGCACGCCAACATCATTGGCATCAAGGAGGCCAGCGGCAACTTAGAGCAGTGTATTGCCATTGCCGCCGCTAAGCCAGAGGACTTCCTCTTGATTTCGGGTGATGATATGATGACCACTTCCCTCATCAGCTTCGGCGCCGTAGGCATCATCTCGGTACTGGCCAACGCCTTTCCGCGCCGCTTCTCCGACATGACCCGTCACGCCCTGACCGGCGACTATAAAGCAGCCAGCCAGTTGCTGTTCGGCTTTGTAGAGCTCAACCCGCTGATGTATGAGGAGAGCAACCCGGTGGGCGTAAAGGCCGCTTTAGAAAGCCTTGGCGTATGCTCCGGCTCCGTGCGCCTCCCCCTCGTGGATGCCTCGGAAGGCCTCAGAACTCGGATTCAAAAACTAATCTAG
- a CDS encoding polysaccharide deacetylase family protein, which translates to MKFTYYPLLAAATIATLSALTACNDAKTATAAENAASATAIAVDSASTATITTAGNATAADISTGSPATIPASKRADAAAILARPQVPILCYHQIRDWRAKDSKGAKDYIVPVEQFKAQIKMLADSGYHSILPDQLFAYLTTGAPLPSKPIMLTFDDTDLDQFTVARPTLDKYGYKAVYFVMTVSLGRPNYMTKAQVKQLSDEGNVIGSHTWDHHNVKKYQGQDWVTQIEKPTKQLEEITGKKINYFAYPFGLWNPEAFPELKKRGMDAAFVLAEKRDQQDPLFTIRRIIASGYWSPRTLHNSIVQSF; encoded by the coding sequence ATGAAGTTCACTTATTACCCGTTGCTGGCAGCTGCCACCATCGCCACGCTCAGCGCTCTAACGGCCTGCAACGACGCCAAAACGGCCACAGCCGCCGAAAATGCAGCATCTGCCACGGCCATTGCCGTTGACTCAGCCTCTACGGCTACCATTACCACCGCTGGCAACGCTACCGCCGCCGACATCAGCACCGGCAGCCCGGCCACCATCCCGGCCAGCAAGCGTGCCGATGCCGCCGCCATTCTGGCCCGGCCCCAGGTGCCCATTCTGTGCTACCACCAGATTCGCGACTGGCGCGCCAAAGACTCGAAAGGAGCCAAAGACTACATCGTACCGGTAGAGCAATTTAAGGCGCAGATCAAAATGCTGGCCGACTCCGGCTACCACAGCATTCTGCCCGATCAGCTATTTGCCTACCTCACCACCGGGGCGCCGCTGCCAAGCAAGCCCATCATGCTCACCTTCGACGATACCGACCTCGACCAGTTCACCGTTGCCCGGCCCACGCTGGACAAGTACGGCTACAAGGCCGTGTATTTTGTGATGACCGTGAGCCTGGGCCGCCCCAACTACATGACTAAGGCACAGGTGAAGCAGCTTTCCGATGAAGGTAACGTAATCGGTTCGCACACCTGGGACCACCACAACGTGAAGAAATACCAGGGCCAGGATTGGGTAACCCAGATCGAGAAGCCCACCAAGCAGCTGGAGGAAATTACTGGCAAGAAGATCAACTACTTCGCTTATCCCTTCGGCCTCTGGAACCCTGAGGCTTTCCCGGAGCTAAAGAAGCGCGGTATGGATGCCGCTTTCGTGCTGGCCGAGAAGCGCGACCAGCAAGACCCGTTGTTCACCATCCGCCGGATTATTGCCAGCGGTTACTGGAGTCCTCGCACCCTGCATAACAGCATTGTACAGAGCTTCTAA
- a CDS encoding rhodanese-like domain-containing protein yields MIRFAFLASALFLAATGAFAQGQPQSGSPAAGTAPTTVVAPTVPVASLATVQRALAKPGVVLLDVRTPEEYAAGHLSNAQNVNFRAADFTTQVSQLDPTKTYVLYCASGNRSGKATVLFQEKGFKNVINAGAFKTLQEGGVK; encoded by the coding sequence ATGATCCGTTTTGCTTTTCTAGCCTCAGCTCTCTTCTTGGCCGCCACTGGTGCCTTCGCGCAGGGTCAACCCCAGTCAGGTTCTCCTGCTGCTGGCACCGCCCCAACCACAGTTGTAGCGCCCACGGTGCCCGTAGCCTCCTTGGCAACAGTACAGCGGGCACTGGCGAAACCCGGCGTGGTTCTGCTGGATGTGCGTACCCCTGAGGAGTATGCGGCGGGCCACCTCAGCAATGCGCAGAACGTAAATTTTCGGGCTGCAGATTTTACCACTCAGGTCAGTCAGCTTGACCCCACGAAAACCTATGTATTGTACTGCGCCTCCGGAAACCGCAGCGGCAAAGCCACGGTGCTCTTTCAGGAAAAAGGATTCAAGAATGTCATTAATGCCGGGGCCTTTAAAACGCTGCAGGAAGGCGGCGTGAAATAG
- the ligA gene encoding NAD-dependent DNA ligase LigA, with protein MTDIQQQITALTERLHHLNYQYYQRDISEVPDQDFDHMLAELARLEKEYPEFAHPNSPTQRVGGTITKQFPTAEHRYPMLSLGNTYSEADLREFDERVRRGLEGADVAYVCELKFDGVAMSLTYQDGQLTQGVTRGDGTRGDVVTNNVRTIKNLPLHLRPAANQPKEFEVRGEIFMPLPVFADLNIEREANGEQLLANPRNAASGALKLQDSALVAARRLRFYAYAYLTPGRGSFPTHSAALEAMLSWGLPVSDTWRRCHSIEEVLAFVHEWDKQRFTLPVATDGIVIKVDDFQQQEILGFTAKSPRWAIAYKYPAEAARTRLNSIQYQVGRTGAVTPVALLDPVPLAGTVVKRASVHNANQIAALDLRLNDMVFVEKGGEIIPKITGVDLSARPAESQPIQYPTECPACGTPLVRPEGEAHFRCPNDRGCPPQQKARLEHFVSRKAMNIDGLGAETVGRFFDLGLVTDAASLYDLPAHAVELAQLDRMGEKSVQRLVTGLEQSKQVPFDRVLFGLGIRYVGETVAEKLAAHYRTIEALSAASATDLAAVPEVGGVIAESAAAWFQEPENQALISGLRAAGVQLALTGEAPQAVSDRLAGLTFVLSGVFEQHSREDLQQLIQQHGGKVTGSISKKLSYLVAGDKMGPAKREKATELKVPIITEADLLAMLPTGTTAPEEDEPNDTPSLLTAELLPAPDTTGNTTADEKPGTGLGKQGSLF; from the coding sequence ATGACCGACATTCAGCAACAGATAACCGCTTTAACGGAGCGGCTGCACCACCTCAACTATCAATATTACCAGCGTGACATTTCTGAAGTGCCTGACCAGGACTTCGACCACATGCTAGCAGAGTTGGCCCGCCTAGAGAAGGAATACCCCGAATTTGCCCACCCCAACTCTCCTACTCAGCGCGTGGGTGGCACTATAACCAAGCAATTTCCCACGGCTGAGCACCGCTACCCCATGCTCAGCCTTGGCAATACCTACTCAGAGGCAGACTTACGGGAGTTTGATGAGCGCGTGCGCCGGGGGCTGGAAGGCGCCGATGTAGCATATGTTTGTGAGCTGAAATTTGACGGCGTTGCTATGAGCCTGACCTATCAGGATGGGCAGCTCACCCAGGGCGTTACGCGCGGCGACGGTACCCGTGGCGACGTGGTAACCAACAACGTGCGCACGATCAAGAACCTGCCCCTGCACCTGCGCCCGGCAGCCAACCAGCCTAAAGAGTTTGAAGTGCGCGGCGAGATTTTTATGCCCCTACCGGTATTCGCAGACCTGAACATAGAGCGTGAGGCCAACGGTGAGCAGCTGCTGGCTAACCCGCGCAATGCAGCTAGCGGTGCGCTCAAGCTCCAGGACTCGGCACTGGTGGCGGCCCGCCGTCTGCGCTTTTACGCGTACGCCTACCTTACCCCAGGGCGGGGATCTTTCCCTACGCACAGCGCGGCCCTGGAGGCTATGTTGAGCTGGGGCTTACCCGTTTCTGATACCTGGCGCCGCTGCCACTCTATTGAGGAGGTGCTGGCCTTTGTGCATGAGTGGGACAAGCAGCGCTTCACGCTGCCCGTTGCCACCGATGGCATAGTCATCAAGGTTGATGACTTCCAGCAGCAGGAAATACTGGGGTTCACGGCCAAGAGCCCACGCTGGGCTATTGCCTACAAGTACCCCGCTGAAGCCGCCCGCACCCGCCTCAACAGCATCCAATACCAGGTGGGCCGTACGGGGGCAGTAACGCCAGTAGCCCTCCTCGACCCCGTGCCGTTGGCTGGTACCGTGGTGAAGCGCGCCTCAGTGCACAATGCCAACCAGATTGCGGCCCTTGACCTGCGCCTTAACGATATGGTATTTGTGGAAAAGGGTGGTGAAATCATTCCTAAAATTACGGGGGTTGACCTGAGCGCCAGGCCGGCAGAAAGTCAGCCTATTCAGTACCCTACAGAGTGCCCCGCCTGCGGTACGCCCTTGGTTCGGCCGGAGGGCGAAGCGCACTTCCGCTGCCCCAATGACCGCGGCTGCCCACCTCAGCAGAAAGCCCGCCTAGAGCACTTTGTGTCGCGCAAAGCTATGAACATTGATGGTTTGGGAGCCGAAACTGTTGGCCGCTTCTTTGACCTGGGCCTCGTGACCGATGCCGCCAGCCTCTACGACCTACCCGCCCATGCGGTCGAGCTGGCCCAGCTCGACCGCATGGGCGAGAAGTCGGTGCAGCGGCTTGTAACTGGCCTGGAGCAAAGCAAACAGGTGCCCTTTGACCGGGTACTGTTTGGCCTGGGCATCCGGTACGTGGGGGAAACCGTGGCCGAAAAGCTAGCCGCTCACTACCGCACTATAGAAGCGCTCAGCGCTGCCAGCGCCACCGATCTGGCTGCCGTACCCGAAGTGGGCGGCGTAATTGCCGAATCGGCGGCGGCGTGGTTCCAGGAGCCCGAAAATCAGGCTCTGATTAGTGGCCTACGGGCAGCAGGTGTGCAACTGGCGCTTACTGGTGAAGCTCCGCAAGCCGTTAGTGACCGACTAGCCGGGCTGACATTTGTGCTTTCGGGTGTGTTTGAGCAGCATAGCCGCGAAGACCTGCAGCAACTCATACAGCAGCACGGCGGTAAGGTAACGGGCAGCATCAGCAAGAAGCTCAGCTACCTAGTGGCCGGCGACAAAATGGGGCCGGCCAAGCGTGAAAAAGCTACTGAACTGAAAGTGCCCATCATCACGGAGGCTGACCTGCTGGCCATGTTACCAACCGGCACCACTGCGCCCGAGGAAGATGAACCGAACGATACCCCTTCCCTCCTGACAGCTGAATTGCTCCCGGCTCCGGATACCACCGGCAACACCACCGCTGACGAAAAGCCAGGTACTGGCCTAGGGAAGCAGGGCTCGTTATTTTAA
- a CDS encoding DUF4920 domain-containing protein, translating to MGFNAFRNLLAAAVVLLHLGACQSAPETAAIQGSSPAATPTLTGKTYGEAISASGAQPIATLQQVLGSRDSAQVKLVGTADAVCQAKGCWLTMKTPDGQPMRVRFKDYAFFVPKDIAGKTVIINGWAHRETVPVSDLQHYAQDAGKSTQEVAAITEPEQQYTFEADGVLVAD from the coding sequence ATGGGTTTCAACGCTTTTCGTAATCTGCTGGCCGCTGCCGTAGTGTTGCTGCACCTGGGAGCCTGCCAGTCGGCGCCGGAAACGGCCGCTATTCAGGGTAGCTCCCCTGCCGCTACGCCAACCCTTACGGGTAAAACCTACGGGGAGGCCATTAGTGCCAGCGGGGCCCAACCGATAGCTACACTGCAACAGGTCCTCGGCAGTAGAGACTCGGCCCAGGTGAAGCTGGTTGGCACCGCCGATGCTGTGTGCCAAGCCAAAGGCTGCTGGCTAACCATGAAAACCCCGGACGGCCAGCCCATGCGTGTCCGCTTTAAGGACTACGCTTTCTTTGTGCCGAAGGACATTGCCGGTAAGACCGTGATAATTAATGGCTGGGCTCACCGCGAAACCGTTCCCGTTTCTGACCTACAGCATTACGCCCAGGATGCAGGTAAGTCAACGCAAGAGGTGGCAGCCATTACCGAGCCTGAGCAGCAGTATACCTTTGAAGCTGATGGGGTACTAGTAGCCGATTAA
- a CDS encoding TapB family protein gives MTSLSRFLSFASTLVLTAGSALAQQQPAADARPFGLTDRMEIVYQLQDGKGKPVGVIRNRVVNFTTEQNKKQTITTTTALLKSGMYDTKNKLENLQDLRYMCRQDTCFTDGTSELNAESLSSFRNRLFTYDPVPLAWPNHPTVGSTLPSGGVTVQVSSTAVDIAKVYATVKNRKVVSGQEPVTTPAGTFQCYKVESEREHGTAARADLIMRSSQRVVDYYSPEIGMVKSEFYDKKGNLEQVRLLTMRNGSSAQATEPLHQKVKTKLK, from the coding sequence ATGACTTCCCTTTCCCGTTTCCTTTCTTTTGCTTCCACGCTGGTACTAACGGCTGGTTCCGCGCTGGCCCAGCAGCAACCCGCTGCTGATGCCAGGCCTTTCGGCCTTACCGACAGAATGGAAATAGTGTATCAGCTACAGGATGGCAAAGGGAAACCCGTGGGCGTTATCCGGAACCGGGTGGTAAACTTCACTACTGAGCAAAACAAGAAACAAACCATCACTACTACCACGGCCCTGCTCAAGAGTGGGATGTATGATACTAAAAACAAGCTTGAGAACCTGCAGGACCTCCGCTATATGTGCCGCCAGGACACATGCTTTACCGATGGCACCAGCGAGTTAAATGCAGAAAGCCTTAGCTCGTTCCGTAACCGGCTCTTTACCTATGATCCGGTTCCGCTGGCCTGGCCTAACCACCCTACGGTGGGCTCTACCCTGCCTTCGGGGGGCGTTACGGTGCAAGTAAGCAGCACGGCCGTGGATATTGCCAAGGTGTATGCCACGGTTAAGAACCGGAAAGTAGTTAGTGGGCAAGAGCCAGTGACTACCCCAGCGGGTACTTTTCAGTGCTACAAGGTAGAGTCAGAGCGGGAACATGGCACTGCCGCCCGCGCCGACTTAATAATGCGTAGTTCTCAGCGGGTGGTTGATTACTATTCGCCGGAAATAGGCATGGTAAAAAGTGAGTTTTATGATAAAAAAGGTAATCTTGAGCAGGTTCGGTTGCTGACCATGCGCAACGGCTCAAGCGCGCAAGCAACAGAGCCACTGCATCAGAAAGTCAAAACCAAGCTTAAATAA
- a CDS encoding cytochrome c oxidase subunit 3, with the protein MNSDREHRDKVGAGRAASTFQKMERMPVLLVMLYLGLVGITVLFVVLVVAYARLRYSTDVPIGNHPFPRYFSLSTIVLLVSSYTISQAKRLYQQDDMQNLVRCLGATLLLSSIFAGLQLLGWNELRTQGVLLNDPQSATGTFVYLISGLHVVHLFGGMLFLLALLLRTIHASRDGVRNLVFIRNPYRRLQLHMITVYWHFIDVLWVGLFAAFLFLY; encoded by the coding sequence ATGAATTCTGACAGAGAACATAGAGATAAAGTAGGAGCTGGCCGTGCCGCCTCCACTTTCCAGAAGATGGAGCGGATGCCCGTTTTGCTCGTCATGCTATATCTAGGGCTGGTTGGAATTACGGTGTTGTTTGTGGTGCTGGTGGTGGCCTACGCGCGCCTGCGCTACTCCACTGATGTCCCTATTGGTAACCATCCATTTCCGCGCTACTTCTCCCTAAGCACCATTGTGTTGCTGGTGAGCAGCTATACCATCAGCCAGGCAAAACGACTGTACCAGCAAGATGATATGCAGAACCTGGTACGCTGCCTGGGCGCTACGCTGCTGCTGAGCAGTATTTTTGCCGGTCTGCAGTTGCTAGGCTGGAATGAGCTGCGCACCCAGGGCGTACTACTCAACGACCCCCAATCCGCTACCGGCACGTTTGTGTATCTGATTTCGGGCTTGCACGTGGTGCACCTTTTTGGGGGTATGTTGTTTCTGCTGGCATTGTTGCTGCGTACCATTCATGCCTCCCGTGATGGGGTGCGTAACCTGGTATTCATCCGCAACCCGTACCGCCGTTTGCAGCTGCACATGATTACCGTGTACTGGCACTTTATTGATGTGCTCTGGGTAGGGCTGTTTGCTGCCTTTCTGTTTCTGTACTAG